From one Coffea eugenioides isolate CCC68of chromosome 11, Ceug_1.0, whole genome shotgun sequence genomic stretch:
- the LOC113752454 gene encoding lignin-forming anionic peroxidase-like — translation MDSFPTIAVVSILVLFLANSIQTEAQLSPTFYDATCPRALDTIRTSIRRAVSRERRMAASLIRLHFHDCFVQGCDGSVLLDQTSTIQSEKTALANNNSARGFEVIEAAKLEVEKICPGVVSCADILSVAARDASVAVGGPTWQVKLGRRDSTTASRSAADSNLPSPFANLGDLITKFQNKGLSPRDMVALSGSHTIGQAQCFVFRNRVYSNGTDIDAGFASTRRRQCPSAIGNGDSNLAPLDLVTPNSFDNNYFKNLMRKKGLLISDQVLFSGGSTDSIVAEYSRNPGTFLADFASAMVKMGDIEPLTGTSGIIRKVCSAVN, via the exons ATGGATTCTTTTCCAACAATTGCTGTTGTTTCAATTCTGGTGTTATTTCTTGCTAACAGTATTCAAACTGAAGCGCAACTCTCTCCAACATTTTATGATGCTACATGTCCAAGAGCACTCGATACAATTCGTACTTCCATTCGACGAGCAGTGTCTCGTGAGCGTCGTATGGCTGCCTCTCTCATTCGCCTCCATTTTCATGATTGCTTTGTTCAG GGTTGTGATGGATCAGTATTGCTTGACCAAACCTCTACTATTCAAAGTGAAAAGACTGCATTGGCAAACAATAATTCAGCAAGAGGATTTGAAGTTATAGAAGCTGCGAAACTTGAAGTTGAGAAGATATGTCCTGGAGTTGTTTCTTGTGCAGACATACTTTCAGTTGCAGCAAGAGATGCATCAGTTGCT GTTGGCGGTCCAACATGGCAAGTAAAGCTTGGAAGAAGAGATTCAACCACTGCAAGCCGTTCTGCCGCAGATAGCAATCTGCCGAGTCCTTTTGCTAATCTAGGGGATCTTATTACCAAGTTCCAAAACAAGGGTCTTAGTCCAAGGGATATGGTTGCATTGTCAG GATCGCACACAATAGGACAAGCTCAGTGCTTTGTTTTCCGCAATAGGGTCTACAGTAATGGGACAGATATTGATGCCGGCTTTGCAAGCACCCGTCGGCGCCAGTGCCCAAGTGCCATCGGAAATGGTGATAGTAACCTAGCACCACTTGATTTGGTCACTCCCAACTCATTTGATAACAATTACTTCAAGAATCTGATGCGAAAGAAAGGCCTTCTTATATCAGACCAGGTTCTCTTCAGTGGAGGATCAACCGACAGTATTGTCGCTGAATACAGCAGAAATCCTGGAACCTTCCTGGCGGATTTTGCTTCTGCAATGGTTAAAATGGGAGACATTGAACCCCTCACAGGTACAAGTGGAATAATAAGGAAGGTTTGCAGTGCTGTGAACTGA
- the LOC113754248 gene encoding lignin-forming anionic peroxidase-like: protein MDSFPTIAVISILVLFLANSIRTEAQLSPTFYDATCPQALDAIRTSIRRAVSRERRMAASLIRLHFHDCFVQGCDGSILLDETPTIQSEKTARPNNNSTRGFEVIEATKREVEKICPGVVSCADILSVAARDASAAVGGPTWQVKLGRRDSTTASRSAAESNLPSPFANLRDLISNFKNKGLSERDMVALSGSHTLGQAQCFVFRNRVYSNGTDIDAGFASTRRRQCPQAVGNGDSNLAPLDLVTPNSFDNNYFKNLMRKKGLLISDQALFSGGSTDSIVSEYSRNPRTFLSDFASAMVKMGDLEPLTGASGIIRSVCSAVN, encoded by the exons ATGGATTCTTTTCCAACAATTGCTGTTATTTCAATTCTAGTACTATTTCTTGCTAACAGTATTCGAACTGAGGCACAGCTTTCTCCAACATTCTATGATGCTACATGTCCACAAGCACTTGATGCAATTCGTACTTCTATCCGAAGAGCAGTGTCTCGTGAGCGTCGCATGGCTGCCTCTCTCATTCGCCTCCATTTTCACGATTGTTTCGTTCAG GGTTGTGATGGATCCATATTACTTGATGAGACACCTACTATTCAAAGCGAAAAGACTGCACGGCCAAACAATAATTCAACAAGAGGATTTGAAGTCATAGAAGCTACAAAACGCGAAGTTGAGAAGATATGCCCTGGAGTTGTTTCTTGTGCAGACATACTTTCAGTTGCAGCAAGAGATGCATCAGCTGCT GTTGGCGGTCCGACATGGCAAGTAAAGCTTGGAAGAAGAGATTCAACCACTGCAAGCCGTTCTGCTGCAGAAAGCAATCTGCCAAGCCCTTTTGCTAACCTAAGAGATCTTATTTCCAATTTCAAAAACAAAGGACTTAGTGAAAGGGATATGGTTGCATTGTCGG GATCGCATACATTAGGACAAGCTCAATGCTTTGTTTTTCGCAACAGAGTTTATAGTAACGGGACAGACATTGACGCGGGCTTTGCAAGCACCCGTAGGCGCCAGTGCCCACAAGCCGTTGGAAATGGTGACAGTAACCTAGCACCACTTGATTTGGTCACTCCGAATTCGTTTGACAACAATTACTTCAAGAATCTAATGCGAAAGAAAGGCCTCCTCATATCAGACCAGGCTCTCTTCAGTGGAGGATCAACTGACAGTATTGTCTCCGAATACAGCCGAAATCCTAGAACCTTCCTGTCGGATTTTGCTTCGGCCATGGTTAAGATGGGAGACCTTGAACCACTCACAGGTGCAAGTGGAATCATAAGGAGCGTTTGCAGTGCTGTGAACTAA